TATGCAGGCCCTGGCCATGATGCCTGTACAGGAAAATAGTGCCCAGGATAGCGAGCCCCATACCTCCGGCAGCAATGGCATTCCCTTTTCTGGCAGTGGCAGGATTGCTCAGCATCTTTAATCCGACAATAAATGTAACAGAGCCTATCAGGTAGATCAGCGATAACATAAAACAATGATTAGATACAACTATTTAGTCTTCTTTGACTTGAACATCTCCAGCATCCTGTCAGTGACAACAAAGCCGCCCACCACATTGATCGTACCCAGTATCACCGCCAGAAACCCCAGGATCAGCGCGAGATAATTTTCATCACTGGCCTGTCCCATAACGATGATAGCACCGATGATCACCACGCCGTGAATGGCATTCGCGCCACTCATCAGCGGCGTATGTAAAACGGATGGTACACGTGAGATCACTTCCACACCCAGGAAGATGGATAGAATAACAATGTAGGTCAGCTCCAGGTGCTGTTCCAGAAAAGAAAAAACAGGTTCCATTATGTGGAAATAATTGATTTCAGAATGAATGGACAGTAACTATTACAACTTCACACTTTCTGCCTGTTTCAGTCGCTCATTGGTAATAGCACCACTATGGGTAATACAGGCACCCTGCACAATGTCATCAGAAAAATTCAGCACGAGGTCTCCGTTTTTGATCAGCAACTGCAAAAAGTTAAAGACATTCTTTGCATACAGTTTACTGGCATCTGCAGGCATGGCGGATGGCAGATTGGATTCACCGATTATCGTGACACCTTTATGCACGATCGTCCTGTTATTTTCCGTCAGTGCCGTGTTACCACCTGTAGCCGCTGCCAGATCAACAATCACACTACCTACCTTCATCCTGTCCAGCATCTCTGCTGTCACCAGTACCGGCGCCCTGCGACCCGGGATCTGAGCGGTAGTGATAACAATATCTGCCCTGGCAGTACTCTCCGCAATCTTTTCCTGCTGCCGTTGTTTGTAGGCTGCATCCTGCTCTACGGCATATCCGCCGGCAGCAGAAGCATCTGCGGCACCTTCCACTTCAATAAACTTGGCGCCAAGGCTCATCACTTCCTCTTTTACAGCAGGCCGTGTATCAAACACTTCTACCACGGCGCCGAGACGCCTGGCAGTGGCAATGGCCTGTAATCCTGCCACACCTGCTCCGAGTATCAGTACTTTGGCAGGTGCTATACTACCGGCGGCAGTCATAAACATGGGGAAATACCGGCTGTAATTCCAGGCAGCGAGCAACACAGCCTTATAACCGGCGATATTGGCCTGAGAACTCAGTACGTCCATACTCTGCGCTCTTGTTGTACGGGGTATGCTATCCAGACTGAAGGTCGTCAGTTGCCTGTCAGC
The DNA window shown above is from Chitinophaga agri and carries:
- a CDS encoding NAD(P) transhydrogenase subunit alpha, which codes for MEPVFSFLEQHLELTYIVILSIFLGVEVISRVPSVLHTPLMSGANAIHGVVIIGAIIVMGQASDENYLALILGFLAVILGTINVVGGFVVTDRMLEMFKSKKTK
- a CDS encoding Re/Si-specific NAD(P)(+) transhydrogenase subunit alpha, encoding MIAGVLKEQPGENRVSLVPEMVKQLEKQGVTVWIEPDAGARAFYPDESYLQAGAMIKPAADILQQADIILSIQAPETSYWKMIPAGKVLTGVYQPLYNASLMQQWADRQLTTFSLDSIPRTTRAQSMDVLSSQANIAGYKAVLLAAWNYSRYFPMFMTAAGSIAPAKVLILGAGVAGLQAIATARRLGAVVEVFDTRPAVKEEVMSLGAKFIEVEGAADASAAGGYAVEQDAAYKQRQQEKIAESTARADIVITTAQIPGRRAPVLVTAEMLDRMKVGSVIVDLAAATGGNTALTENNRTIVHKGVTIIGESNLPSAMPADASKLYAKNVFNFLQLLIKNGDLVLNFSDDIVQGACITHSGAITNERLKQAESVKL